A portion of the Streptomyces platensis genome contains these proteins:
- a CDS encoding DUF6406 domain-containing protein: MSSADTIGLWHGIQRNTGNASFAVNDIYREPDASVRVLLRVVATEVQHHTLRIGETFPVRDETWKLAELTGWPSDEDWTVVLRRVTPAPA, encoded by the coding sequence GTGAGTAGTGCCGACACGATTGGCCTCTGGCACGGGATTCAGCGAAATACCGGGAACGCGAGCTTCGCAGTGAACGATATCTACAGAGAGCCCGACGCCTCGGTCAGGGTTCTGCTCAGGGTCGTCGCCACCGAAGTGCAGCATCACACCCTCCGCATTGGTGAGACCTTCCCCGTGCGCGACGAGACATGGAAACTCGCCGAATTGACGGGTTGGCCGAGCGACGAGGACTGGACCGTGGTGCTGCGCCGCGTCACGCCTGCCCCGGCCTGA
- a CDS encoding toxin glutamine deamidase domain-containing protein, translating into MCGFEWPTGNEDKMMECANTWRQFAADVESLQARGVSAAGNVLAENAGDSIEGFNKTWEKFGGSSGYFDDARQGAELIAICMDAAAMLIIGLKVAVIAQLIILAIEIIAAQAAAPFTLGLSELGAMGAAAATRMILRKLLKEIAQQILQAVLETAKEPFVSALEAMVSDVVAQTVEQNFGKQSGYDLGRTAKKGYEEGKDALKNSGSTFGESLRDGAGSRAGHGARHGLTNSGHDGGGDGDGASDSGNDSTSDSNDSSSASNSSSSDSSSSGNSPSSAHSSNSPSSSNSSSNDSSSSSNSPSSSSSPSSSSGDSGRRAPDIGGPSSSSPSSGSDSSSSSPSSSSDGPSASSSPSSSSSTPSHSSTDSTGSPDSSDPSSPSSSPSRGSDAPSPFDVGTQAYNDSISRPGGDESSTPDSSPDSPTPSATTRPDAEGGPAPDTTPDSARPDSTPDAPPSTAPGNEPSMPANSSPIEAPGTTPDADGSSAPDTTPDSARPSRPEGVDVQTPEQGASMPDPRNTEPAPMPSPPPEADGPEAAPAPAPDHSRPEPGVHQVDRDAVTTMPAPAQGPMPGDSHDGNNDNQNQGSGRVSMPSGAMPGNTPTAHPSPGQGHAPTPSTPTPHDPDDENVGLMSTTATAAPPTPGTQHGEAGIPQQAAPSSGTPSTSTPGAMPPPAAGPIPTQAPAAGNPTTTRRATTPSATTPRTEQPSTRPTTPSRDTQQNRPASPPRTETPHSGTPSRPTTQPRTDTPRTETPSRPTTPPRTDTPRTETPGHPTTPPRGEQPTNRPTDQQSPAESPTSAPNDQGMPAPNPQQPDSQQPDAAHQTPDQNQPLADDSAPEQPTAPLPPPQADNLSDIRDGLNVPFEGLTTPDPAHQQDLENAHPRNPDGTPQVYADPRQGNWAGLQNDGGVGVPGRSNNCADCTRSFLETWFGRPTVSAPRTLDLNADGSLNTYSAERDSVDNQARWAGAPSTFAGKDHPNPYARIAYELSQAGHGSAAVIGVNWPGGGGHAFAAVNHNGQVLFVDAQTGVVSETPIHLGAQEVFYTPLDANRNPITPYFLTPSTPQPSTQNANDSSTDTASPSTTPESSTTPETTPAPETTPTPETTSPQNENTSADTHTTPDTHPTQASNNPDRVSEPAPDTDSTTDRDSEATQDSDATDQDSPQPDNAQGTEDTQDNQESQDPQDSQDTHDTHDTQNPQDTDQQSESREPVFPSTATRPSGPPDGYDDPTDADHRAQQEGFPRNEDGSFQQAPDPREGTWVDDIRGQNPDESGRDVNCPDGSLAFVESYAGNPTVAARRSPNGDGTPADTPEPNGRDRIESALGAEFDDFGDGRDAYNNLETTLLNEGHGSQAVIITQNTDGRAHAWNVVNHNGQIVYADPQTGQSSTTPLHSGNNGVFAIPLDANRRPVDTTTRPTTQHQSQTTPADTDHTAPQRPAGSPPESNDPSAEATRERRNQSLPDPEGRTDSQANLPPDKAQGDLRDAHDVHRIGLDPVRAQMQQWAQPQGDPPQVRVPLADVLRESIDRRQAHAVSAQRVREARQDYDKAIKEVTDAKAERTRAATAERKAKTDAAKQAAQAKRTAADQRLAHAQQALPQAEAAHKAAMTAHRNVPMPSTNFTDSDLRKHLDPTWSQMNDGQRYAAIATLARISQSFHANNAVGMSPDRAANNDAYGDGKFHESAAAWRRELASHPDGTVLRDVEDLKRLLEETERNAPDLSGKNYAVVEVVDPDTKESHYIVDSSVPPAVDGANPRHSESHILNWIDQLNENRAAQEQAKVEVKGLYTEREPCGLPTTESGHPTGHANCSKAINDSQAMNGVPVYYSTTYRADPELKKLKAAEPGRLRDEEGKTDSQIRTALGRYRTPNQHIQDAEIKQHLKFVNELAQALANQGQNTPQAPTPDQNTPPTQAPQSGPSHPTDPHRTPPSDPAGTDRRPPAGPAGTDRRPPADPAGTPTTPPTDSEGTPSGRLASVNSPVDNGTAGNGTSAPADSQRSNRDVPQTDTGLAGVGEPPRPTTGATGASEQAGAPNPSDGEPREGSPASDSQPEKRGRFKQIWQSMTGSGPVEPTEITTEVDQPRFGNHKKLPEFQPDVYGTPLDRPDGTRVPLFDGPPSREQTQQGAIGDCGIIATLGALASRYPDLLQDMIRETEDGNYEVRFHEVARNNYGNQAPTGRILTVRVTPDVPVYSDFPNTTAYADANGVGVAWPAIMEKAIAGLDQFWDDKKREHQSQLPRNRDFDDNLLTGYSRIGQGSTSGDRAELLAQLTGRTSENHDFPTNYDMNGRSPEKQLLAHLRELTESGRPVVIGTQPRGTGVENKMEKGLLSSHAYEIVSVDDKGLIQLRNPHNEDDPQPLTIKEFMKYCSNQYASLEDEK; encoded by the coding sequence ATGTGTGGCTTCGAATGGCCCACAGGCAACGAAGACAAGATGATGGAGTGCGCCAATACCTGGCGCCAGTTCGCCGCTGATGTGGAGAGCCTCCAGGCCCGTGGCGTAAGTGCCGCCGGCAACGTCCTCGCCGAGAACGCCGGCGACTCCATCGAGGGCTTCAACAAGACCTGGGAGAAGTTCGGCGGCAGCTCGGGCTACTTCGACGACGCCCGCCAGGGCGCCGAGCTGATCGCCATCTGCATGGACGCCGCGGCGATGCTCATCATCGGGCTGAAAGTGGCGGTGATCGCCCAGTTGATCATCCTGGCGATCGAGATCATCGCGGCCCAGGCCGCCGCTCCCTTCACCCTGGGTCTGTCCGAGCTCGGCGCGATGGGCGCGGCCGCCGCCACGCGGATGATCCTGCGCAAACTCCTCAAGGAGATAGCCCAACAAATCTTGCAGGCGGTGTTGGAGACCGCCAAGGAACCCTTTGTCTCCGCTCTGGAAGCCATGGTCTCCGACGTGGTCGCCCAGACCGTCGAGCAGAACTTCGGCAAGCAGTCGGGCTACGACCTGGGCCGCACCGCCAAGAAGGGTTACGAAGAGGGCAAGGATGCCCTGAAGAACTCCGGCTCCACCTTCGGCGAGTCCCTGCGCGACGGTGCCGGCTCCCGCGCGGGGCATGGCGCCCGCCACGGGCTCACCAACAGCGGACACGACGGCGGCGGCGATGGCGACGGCGCATCGGACTCCGGCAACGACAGCACGTCGGACTCCAACGATTCGTCGTCAGCCAGCAACTCATCGTCCAGCGACAGCAGTTCGTCCGGCAATTCCCCCAGCTCCGCACATTCGTCGAACTCGCCGAGCTCGTCCAACTCGTCGTCGAACGACAGCAGTTCGTCGAGCAACTCCCCGAGTTCCAGTAGTTCGCCGAGTTCCAGCAGCGGCGACTCCGGGCGCAGGGCACCGGATATCGGCGGTCCGTCGTCCTCGTCTCCGTCGAGCGGTTCGGACAGCTCTTCGTCGAGCCCGTCCTCGTCGTCCGATGGCCCGTCGGCTTCGAGTTCGCCCTCGTCTTCCTCAAGTACGCCGTCCCACAGCAGCACGGACAGCACCGGCAGCCCGGACTCGTCGGACCCCTCGTCGCCCTCGTCCTCACCAAGCCGTGGCTCCGACGCACCCAGCCCCTTCGACGTGGGCACCCAGGCATACAACGACAGCATCAGTCGTCCTGGGGGCGACGAATCGTCCACTCCTGACTCGTCTCCGGACTCGCCCACGCCGTCCGCCACGACGAGGCCGGACGCCGAGGGCGGTCCGGCCCCCGACACCACCCCTGACTCCGCCCGTCCGGACAGCACACCGGACGCCCCGCCGAGCACCGCACCGGGCAACGAACCGTCGATGCCCGCCAACTCCTCACCCATCGAGGCCCCGGGCACCACGCCGGATGCCGATGGCTCCTCGGCGCCGGACACCACTCCGGACAGCGCTCGCCCGAGCCGCCCGGAAGGCGTCGACGTCCAGACCCCGGAGCAGGGCGCGTCGATGCCGGACCCGCGCAACACCGAGCCCGCGCCCATGCCGTCCCCGCCGCCGGAGGCAGACGGCCCCGAGGCCGCGCCGGCCCCGGCTCCCGACCACTCCCGCCCCGAACCGGGCGTGCACCAGGTCGACCGCGACGCGGTCACCACCATGCCCGCACCGGCCCAGGGCCCCATGCCGGGCGACTCCCACGACGGCAACAACGACAACCAGAACCAGGGCAGCGGCCGGGTGTCCATGCCGAGCGGCGCCATGCCCGGCAACACGCCCACCGCACACCCCAGCCCTGGTCAGGGCCACGCGCCGACACCGTCGACACCGACCCCGCATGACCCGGACGACGAAAACGTCGGCCTCATGAGCACCACCGCCACGGCGGCGCCCCCGACCCCCGGTACACAGCACGGTGAGGCGGGCATCCCGCAGCAGGCGGCCCCGTCGTCCGGGACGCCCTCAACGTCGACCCCGGGTGCCATGCCACCACCGGCGGCCGGCCCCATCCCGACGCAGGCGCCGGCGGCAGGCAACCCCACGACGACACGGCGGGCCACCACGCCCAGCGCCACGACGCCGCGTACGGAACAGCCGAGCACCAGGCCCACCACGCCGTCGCGGGACACTCAGCAGAACCGTCCCGCATCGCCGCCGCGCACCGAGACGCCGCACAGCGGGACACCGAGCCGCCCGACCACGCAGCCGCGCACTGACACGCCGCGTACCGAAACGCCCAGCCGCCCCACCACACCACCACGCACTGACACGCCGCGCACCGAGACGCCTGGGCACCCGACCACGCCGCCCCGCGGCGAGCAGCCGACGAACCGTCCGACGGACCAGCAGTCACCGGCCGAGTCCCCCACTTCCGCGCCGAACGACCAGGGGATGCCGGCACCGAACCCTCAACAGCCGGACAGTCAGCAGCCGGACGCCGCCCACCAGACGCCCGATCAGAACCAGCCCCTCGCTGACGACAGCGCGCCCGAGCAGCCCACGGCGCCTCTGCCTCCGCCCCAGGCAGACAACCTTTCGGACATCCGTGACGGCCTGAACGTCCCGTTCGAAGGCCTGACCACACCCGACCCCGCCCATCAGCAGGATCTTGAGAACGCCCACCCGAGGAACCCCGACGGCACCCCGCAGGTGTACGCGGACCCGCGGCAGGGAAACTGGGCCGGTCTGCAGAACGACGGCGGCGTGGGGGTGCCCGGCCGGTCCAACAACTGCGCCGACTGCACCCGCTCGTTCCTCGAGACATGGTTCGGCCGCCCGACGGTGTCCGCCCCGCGCACCCTGGACCTCAATGCGGACGGCAGCCTGAACACCTATTCCGCGGAGCGCGACTCGGTCGACAACCAGGCGCGTTGGGCCGGCGCACCCAGCACGTTCGCGGGCAAGGACCATCCCAACCCGTACGCACGTATCGCCTACGAGCTGTCGCAGGCCGGGCACGGCTCGGCAGCCGTGATCGGCGTCAACTGGCCCGGCGGTGGCGGCCATGCCTTCGCCGCTGTCAACCACAACGGTCAGGTCCTGTTCGTCGACGCGCAAACAGGCGTCGTCAGCGAGACTCCGATTCACCTGGGCGCCCAAGAGGTCTTCTACACCCCACTGGACGCCAATCGGAATCCGATCACGCCGTACTTCCTGACCCCGTCGACGCCTCAACCGTCCACCCAGAACGCGAACGACAGCAGCACCGACACCGCATCACCGTCGACGACCCCGGAATCCTCCACCACGCCGGAGACGACACCGGCCCCCGAAACGACGCCGACCCCGGAGACGACGTCACCGCAGAACGAGAACACCTCTGCGGACACGCACACCACCCCGGACACGCACCCCACGCAGGCGTCCAACAACCCGGATCGGGTATCCGAGCCCGCCCCGGACACGGACTCCACCACGGACCGGGACTCGGAAGCGACCCAGGACTCGGACGCGACGGACCAGGACAGTCCGCAGCCCGACAACGCGCAGGGCACGGAGGACACGCAGGACAACCAGGAATCCCAAGACCCTCAGGATTCCCAGGACACCCACGACACCCACGACACCCAGAACCCTCAAGACACCGACCAGCAATCGGAGTCGAGGGAACCGGTCTTCCCGTCCACCGCCACGCGCCCCTCCGGTCCGCCGGATGGTTACGACGACCCCACCGACGCCGACCACCGCGCGCAGCAGGAGGGCTTCCCGCGCAACGAGGACGGCTCGTTCCAGCAGGCCCCTGACCCGCGCGAGGGCACCTGGGTCGACGACATCCGCGGTCAGAACCCCGACGAGTCCGGTCGCGACGTCAACTGCCCCGACGGATCACTGGCGTTCGTCGAGTCGTACGCGGGCAACCCCACGGTCGCCGCCCGTCGCAGCCCGAATGGGGACGGCACCCCCGCCGACACTCCCGAGCCCAACGGCCGTGACCGTATCGAAAGCGCCCTGGGCGCCGAGTTCGATGACTTCGGCGACGGCCGCGACGCGTACAACAACCTGGAGACCACCCTCCTCAACGAGGGCCACGGCTCACAGGCCGTGATCATCACCCAGAACACCGACGGCCGTGCCCACGCCTGGAACGTGGTCAACCACAACGGCCAGATCGTCTACGCCGACCCGCAGACGGGCCAGAGCAGCACCACCCCGCTCCACAGCGGCAACAACGGCGTCTTCGCGATCCCGCTGGACGCCAACCGTCGCCCCGTCGACACCACCACCCGGCCCACCACGCAACACCAGAGCCAGACCACACCTGCCGATACCGACCACACAGCGCCCCAGCGCCCGGCCGGTTCGCCCCCTGAGTCCAACGACCCCAGCGCGGAAGCCACTCGCGAGCGGCGCAACCAGAGCCTTCCCGACCCGGAAGGACGGACCGATTCGCAGGCGAACCTTCCTCCGGACAAGGCACAGGGCGACCTTCGAGACGCGCACGACGTCCATCGGATCGGTCTGGACCCGGTCCGGGCACAGATGCAGCAGTGGGCCCAGCCGCAAGGCGACCCGCCCCAGGTGCGAGTGCCCTTGGCCGACGTACTGCGGGAATCCATCGATCGCCGCCAGGCGCACGCGGTGTCGGCGCAGCGCGTGCGGGAAGCCCGGCAGGACTACGACAAGGCGATCAAGGAAGTCACCGACGCCAAGGCAGAGCGGACCAGGGCGGCGACCGCGGAGCGGAAAGCCAAGACCGACGCCGCGAAGCAGGCGGCGCAGGCCAAGCGGACGGCGGCGGATCAGCGGCTCGCCCATGCCCAGCAGGCTCTCCCTCAGGCTGAGGCCGCCCACAAGGCAGCGATGACGGCGCACCGGAATGTTCCGATGCCGTCGACAAACTTCACCGACAGCGATCTTCGGAAGCATCTCGATCCCACGTGGTCGCAGATGAACGACGGCCAGCGGTACGCCGCGATCGCCACTCTGGCCCGCATCAGTCAGTCCTTCCATGCCAACAACGCCGTTGGCATGAGCCCTGACCGGGCCGCGAACAACGACGCGTACGGCGACGGAAAGTTCCACGAATCAGCGGCTGCCTGGCGACGTGAACTCGCATCGCACCCGGACGGGACGGTCCTTCGGGATGTGGAGGACCTCAAGCGGCTGCTAGAGGAGACGGAGCGCAATGCGCCCGACCTCTCCGGCAAGAATTACGCGGTCGTGGAAGTTGTCGACCCGGACACCAAGGAAAGTCACTACATCGTCGATTCGTCGGTTCCCCCTGCCGTGGACGGCGCCAATCCGCGGCACTCCGAGTCCCACATCCTCAATTGGATCGACCAGCTCAACGAGAATCGGGCAGCTCAGGAGCAGGCCAAGGTCGAGGTCAAGGGCCTCTACACCGAACGTGAGCCTTGTGGCCTGCCCACCACCGAATCCGGTCATCCCACCGGCCACGCCAACTGCTCCAAGGCGATCAACGATTCCCAGGCGATGAACGGTGTTCCCGTCTACTACAGCACGACCTATCGAGCGGACCCGGAACTCAAGAAGCTGAAGGCGGCCGAGCCGGGCAGGCTGCGGGACGAGGAAGGCAAGACCGATTCGCAAATCAGGACTGCGCTCGGCAGGTACCGCACGCCGAACCAGCACATCCAAGACGCGGAGATCAAGCAGCACCTGAAATTCGTCAACGAATTGGCCCAGGCACTGGCGAACCAGGGCCAGAACACACCGCAGGCCCCCACGCCCGACCAGAACACACCGCCCACCCAGGCACCTCAGTCGGGCCCATCCCATCCCACGGACCCCCACCGCACACCCCCGTCGGACCCGGCCGGCACAGACCGCAGGCCCCCCGCCGGCCCCGCAGGCACGGACCGCAGGCCCCCGGCGGACCCGGCCGGCACGCCGACCACCCCTCCGACCGACAGCGAGGGCACACCTTCGGGGCGCCTCGCGAGCGTCAACTCCCCGGTGGACAACGGGACTGCGGGCAACGGAACCTCCGCACCGGCGGACTCGCAGCGCTCAAACCGCGACGTTCCGCAGACGGACACCGGACTCGCGGGCGTGGGAGAGCCCCCGCGCCCCACTACCGGCGCCACGGGGGCGAGCGAGCAGGCCGGCGCCCCGAACCCGTCCGACGGCGAGCCTCGCGAGGGCTCCCCCGCCTCGGACAGCCAGCCGGAAAAGCGTGGCCGGTTCAAGCAGATCTGGCAGTCCATGACCGGGTCAGGCCCGGTCGAGCCCACCGAGATCACCACTGAGGTGGACCAGCCGCGCTTCGGCAACCACAAGAAGCTGCCGGAGTTCCAGCCCGACGTTTACGGCACTCCGCTGGACCGTCCCGACGGGACGCGCGTGCCGCTGTTCGACGGTCCTCCGTCGCGTGAGCAGACGCAGCAGGGTGCCATCGGCGACTGCGGCATCATCGCCACCCTGGGCGCCCTCGCGAGCAGGTACCCGGATCTTCTCCAGGACATGATCCGGGAGACGGAGGACGGCAACTATGAGGTCCGCTTCCACGAGGTCGCGCGCAACAACTACGGCAACCAGGCTCCGACCGGGCGCATCCTGACCGTGCGGGTCACTCCCGACGTGCCCGTGTACAGCGACTTCCCCAACACCACCGCCTACGCCGACGCCAACGGGGTGGGTGTGGCCTGGCCGGCGATCATGGAGAAGGCCATCGCGGGCCTGGACCAGTTCTGGGACGACAAGAAGCGCGAGCACCAGTCGCAGTTGCCCCGCAACAGGGACTTCGACGACAACCTGCTGACGGGCTACTCCCGTATCGGCCAGGGCTCCACATCCGGCGACCGTGCCGAGCTGCTCGCCCAGCTCACCGGACGTACGTCGGAGAACCACGATTTCCCGACGAACTACGACATGAACGGCCGCAGCCCGGAAAAGCAACTCCTGGCCCACCTGCGGGAACTCACGGAAAGCGGCAGACCGGTCGTTATCGGCACCCAACCGAGAGGCACGGGCGTGGAGAACAAGATGGAGAAGGGCCTCCTGAGTTCCCACGCCTACGAGATCGTCTCGGTCGACGACAAGGGCCTGATTCAGTTGCGCAATCCGCACAACGAGGACGATCCCCAGCCGCTGACCATCAAGGAATTCATGAAATACTGCAGCAACCAGTACGCGTCTCTGGAGGATGAGAAGTGA
- a CDS encoding NPCBM/NEW2 domain-containing protein: MQEHCDTTGGTAPSDTELVRRIRAAAEPGGRLSAGPYGGPVPDGAAGTGEEALNEFHRRHYAAVLAYARSCCRSSQAAADLTKEAINGVLHSPGPEETSDAAWRDSLLAAVRHTAAAWHQHSRNTELRDDFASWLAAQPGEGPGPADGWATTAGDGRPAGAGGGPTAGMSFSGTVPSAAPDKPRRTRFSPARITVLAVAVAVLAGVAIAAGPLFGPARHDTEAGGTTPSGHTSAPAPGHSPNPSPKGSPSASRSASGSPDPTRSAASKHPKPQHPSPKKPSPTKSRPGHKNKPPAHTTSLTARQWIASSDSFAPTRVNSSIDGHPLTIQGATYPQGLGAHAESQLLYNLGGSCSALTVDVGLDDEVGANGSVVFQVYRDTTLVADSGLMTVDQPAKRLTADLSGGSQLRLVVNDGGNGNNSDHADWGDPQLTCR, from the coding sequence ATGCAAGAGCACTGCGACACCACCGGTGGGACCGCGCCCTCCGACACCGAGCTGGTCCGGCGTATCCGTGCGGCGGCCGAGCCCGGTGGCCGACTGTCAGCCGGCCCGTATGGCGGCCCGGTTCCGGACGGCGCGGCCGGGACGGGCGAGGAAGCCCTCAACGAGTTCCACCGCCGGCACTACGCCGCCGTACTGGCCTACGCCCGCAGCTGCTGCCGGTCCTCCCAGGCGGCAGCCGATCTGACGAAGGAAGCCATCAACGGCGTCCTGCACTCCCCCGGCCCGGAAGAGACTTCCGACGCGGCCTGGCGGGACAGCCTGCTGGCGGCGGTACGCCACACCGCCGCCGCCTGGCACCAGCACTCCCGGAACACCGAGCTGCGCGACGACTTCGCGTCCTGGCTGGCCGCCCAGCCGGGGGAAGGCCCCGGCCCCGCGGACGGGTGGGCGACCACGGCCGGGGACGGGCGGCCGGCCGGCGCCGGCGGCGGGCCCACGGCCGGTATGAGCTTCTCGGGGACGGTCCCGTCCGCCGCGCCGGACAAGCCCCGGCGGACGCGGTTCTCACCGGCGCGGATCACCGTGCTCGCGGTCGCCGTGGCCGTCCTGGCCGGTGTCGCGATAGCCGCCGGCCCGCTGTTCGGCCCGGCGCGGCACGATACCGAGGCCGGCGGCACCACACCGTCCGGACACACCTCGGCGCCCGCTCCGGGCCACTCGCCGAACCCCTCCCCCAAGGGCTCGCCGAGCGCGTCCCGTTCGGCGTCCGGCTCCCCGGACCCCACCCGCAGCGCGGCCTCGAAGCATCCGAAGCCGCAGCACCCGTCGCCGAAGAAGCCGTCGCCCACAAAGTCGCGCCCAGGCCACAAGAACAAGCCGCCGGCCCACACCACATCGCTGACCGCCCGGCAGTGGATCGCCAGCAGCGACAGCTTCGCGCCCACGCGGGTGAACAGCAGCATCGACGGCCATCCCCTCACCATCCAGGGAGCCACCTACCCGCAGGGGCTGGGCGCCCACGCCGAAAGCCAGCTCCTCTACAACCTCGGCGGCTCCTGCTCCGCCCTCACCGTGGATGTGGGCCTCGATGACGAGGTGGGCGCGAACGGCTCCGTGGTCTTCCAGGTCTACCGGGACACCACCTTGGTCGCCGACAGCGGGCTGATGACCGTCGACCAGCCCGCCAAGCGCCTCACCGCGGACCTCTCCGGCGGCAGCCAGCTGCGGCTCGTGGTCAACGATGGCGGCAACGGCAACAACTCCGACCACGCCGACTGGGGCGACCCTCAGCTCACCTGCCGCTGA
- a CDS encoding 4'-phosphopantetheinyl transferase family protein, whose translation MIEKLLPAPVRTAETFDDAPLSEMFPEEWAQVANAVPKRQREFGTVRGCARRALAELGFAPAPLLPGPHREPQWPDGVVGAMTHCAGYRAVAVARAGEVRTIGLDAEPNLPLNDPGVLDLVTLPEERDQIRRLAALQPEVCWDRLVFSAKESVYKAWFPLTRRWLDFEEALLTFDPTNATFTAQLLVPGPVVDGRELTEFSGRWLVGSGLVVTAIVEMV comes from the coding sequence ATGATCGAGAAACTGCTGCCGGCCCCGGTCCGGACCGCCGAGACCTTCGATGACGCGCCGCTGTCCGAGATGTTCCCCGAGGAGTGGGCGCAGGTGGCCAACGCCGTGCCCAAGCGGCAGCGGGAGTTCGGCACCGTACGCGGCTGCGCCCGCCGGGCCCTGGCCGAGCTGGGCTTCGCCCCCGCGCCCCTGCTGCCCGGCCCCCACCGGGAGCCCCAGTGGCCGGACGGCGTCGTCGGCGCCATGACGCACTGCGCCGGCTACCGCGCCGTGGCGGTGGCCCGCGCGGGAGAGGTACGGACCATCGGCCTGGACGCGGAGCCCAATCTGCCGCTGAACGACCCCGGGGTGCTCGACCTCGTCACCCTCCCCGAGGAGCGCGACCAGATCCGCCGGCTGGCCGCGCTCCAGCCCGAAGTCTGCTGGGACCGCCTGGTGTTCAGCGCGAAGGAGAGCGTCTACAAGGCGTGGTTCCCCCTCACCCGCCGCTGGCTCGACTTCGAGGAGGCGCTGCTCACCTTCGACCCGACGAACGCCACCTTCACCGCGCAACTGCTCGTCCCCGGGCCCGTGGTCGACGGCAGGGAACTCACCGAATTCAGCGGCCGGTGGCTCGTCGGTTCGGGGCTGGTGGTGACGGCGATCGTGGAAATGGTGTGA
- a CDS encoding metallophosphoesterase family protein, whose amino-acid sequence MTYEIRTPTPGAAGPAAGSPHGGGRGRLVAVSDLHVRYKENRDIVEGLRPESEDDWLLVAGDVGEFVSDIRWALSLLSSRFAQVVWVPGNHELWTPAQDPVQLRGVERYEHLVDICRELGVLTPEDPYPVWEGAGGPVVIAPLFLLYDYTFRQPGTTSKKEALARAEKAGVVCTDEHFLHPDPYPTREAWCRARVAETEARLAAVPEELPTVLVNHWPVVREPTRPLWYPDFALWCGTESTADWPRRFRAAAVVYGHLHIPRLLTLDGVPHQEVSLGYPREWQRRAAAPGRPVQILPVPATVASGTPGSPA is encoded by the coding sequence ATGACCTACGAGATCCGCACCCCCACACCCGGCGCCGCCGGGCCCGCCGCCGGTTCCCCGCACGGCGGCGGCCGCGGCAGATTGGTGGCCGTCAGCGATCTGCACGTCCGCTACAAGGAGAACCGCGACATCGTCGAGGGGTTAAGACCCGAGTCCGAGGACGACTGGCTGCTGGTCGCCGGTGACGTCGGGGAGTTCGTCTCCGACATCCGCTGGGCGCTGTCACTGCTCAGCAGCCGGTTCGCCCAGGTGGTGTGGGTGCCCGGCAATCACGAGCTGTGGACCCCGGCCCAGGACCCGGTGCAGCTGCGCGGCGTGGAACGCTACGAGCATCTGGTGGACATCTGCCGGGAGTTGGGCGTGCTCACTCCCGAGGACCCGTATCCGGTGTGGGAAGGCGCCGGCGGTCCGGTCGTCATCGCACCGCTGTTCCTCCTCTACGACTACACCTTCCGACAGCCGGGGACGACGTCCAAGAAGGAGGCGCTCGCCCGGGCCGAGAAGGCCGGAGTGGTCTGCACCGACGAGCACTTCCTGCATCCGGACCCGTATCCGACCCGCGAGGCGTGGTGCCGGGCGCGGGTGGCCGAAACCGAGGCCCGGCTCGCCGCCGTTCCGGAGGAGCTGCCCACCGTGCTCGTCAACCACTGGCCGGTGGTGCGCGAGCCCACCCGGCCTCTGTGGTACCCGGACTTCGCGCTGTGGTGCGGTACGGAGTCGACCGCGGACTGGCCGCGCCGGTTCCGTGCCGCCGCGGTCGTGTACGGCCATCTCCACATCCCGCGGCTGCTGACGCTGGACGGCGTACCGCACCAGGAGGTCTCGCTCGGCTATCCGCGGGAGTGGCAGCGCCGGGCCGCCGCGCCGGGCCGCCCGGTCCAGATCCTGCCCGTGCCCGCCACGGTCGCCTCCGGCACCCCCGGGAGCCCCGCATGA